In Candidatus Neptunochlamydia vexilliferae, the sequence GATAGCGCCATGAAACCTTGGCTAAAAATTCTCATCGGTCTCATCTTAGGGATCATCACTGGTCTGATTCTCTTTAAAGTAGGAAGGCAGTTCGAAATCCTCTCGCTAATAGGAAAGGCCTTCATCGACCTTTTGAAGATGCTTGTGGGACTGATCGTCTTTTCTTCTTTGGTGGTCGGGATGTGCCATATCAGCGATCCGAAAAAGCTGGGGCGGATCGGCTTTCGAACCATTGGCTTCTACGTCGTGACAACGATTGTGGCGATTTGCTTTGGTTTGGCGATTGTCTTTTCGGTTCGGCCGGGAGCTACCTTGAGTTTGCCCCTTCCTGCGGGTCATGGCAACGGGGGAAGTTTAAGCCTTGTCGACTTCTTGTTTTCAATCGTCCCCTCGAACCCCTTTGCTGCTTTTGCTGAAGGACACATCTTACAAATTATTGTCTTTGCCATCTTCTTTGCCTTAGCGATCAATATGACGGGAGAAAAGGGGAAGCTCATTTTGGGTTATATTGAGTCGTTGAGCGATGTAATGGCAAAACTGACCAATGTGGTGATGAAGTTTGCCCCCTATGGGGTCTTTGCGCTAATCGCTTCTGCTATCGGGGAGATTGGTTCGGAGGGGATCCGCGCCCTATTTTGGGCGATTGGATGCATTTTTGTCGCTTGCTTGCTTCAAATTGGAATTATTTTTACGTTAGCGCTTCGTTATTTAGCAAAATTAGAAATCGCCCCTTTCTTTAAAGGGATGAAAGATGCTATAGTGGTAGCATTTACAACGAGCAGTAGCTCCGCAACCCTTCCGGTTTCGCTGGAGTGTGCTCGGGATCATCTGGGACTATCGGCTGATATTTCAGGCT encodes:
- a CDS encoding dicarboxylate/amino acid:cation symporter, with translation MKPWLKILIGLILGIITGLILFKVGRQFEILSLIGKAFIDLLKMLVGLIVFSSLVVGMCHISDPKKLGRIGFRTIGFYVVTTIVAICFGLAIVFSVRPGATLSLPLPAGHGNGGSLSLVDFLFSIVPSNPFAAFAEGHILQIIVFAIFFALAINMTGEKGKLILGYIESLSDVMAKLTNVVMKFAPYGVFALIASAIGEIGSEGIRALFWAIGCIFVACLLQIGIIFTLALRYLAKLEIAPFFKGMKDAIVVAFTTSSSSATLPVSLECARDHLGLSADISGFVLSLGSTINMNGTAIGQTVLAIFIAQAYGVEVGFMSIMILMLTTLVSAVGTAGIPGSGLVMLSIVLGAMGLPLEGIALVAGIDRLRDMFATVVNILGDAVAAVYIAKKENQIDETKYHRVTWTE